Part of the Henckelia pumila isolate YLH828 chromosome 2, ASM3356847v2, whole genome shotgun sequence genome is shown below.
AAGGTTCGTACCTGCTCTATTAGTTCTGCGTGGATACATGCAATTTTTTCCTACTTCTCCGTCATTTACCAATAGATTTTCCTACTTTCTACCTCTTTTCTTTCTGAGCATGGATGGTCAGTCTGGCCACAGGACTCCATGTACGAAGAAAACTGCTAAAGCCTCTTCTTTCCTGCCTACATCAAGAGGCACCAAGTGAACCACGATAATACTTTAAAACACTATAAAAACATGTACACCGTAAAGATCATTGACTTAATAGTCGAACTTAAGTTTCCCTCGGCATGCCATTGCAAGAATAAGAGGATGTATCAAAATTTATCCTATCGTCCAATCTACCATCTCGCTCAAGGGGCCACTTTCATAGAAGTACAAATTATTCTTACCACGCATTTTCTTTCTCATGTTAACTGACTGTGTGATACATCATATGTCCAATCCAGGTGGTTAATTTTGGAAGCAACAATGTTACACTTCAGATCTCTATCAATGGACTGGAGCCAAACTCGTTAAAGTTATCAGGATCAACAAAAACTGAACTAAAATCTAGTAATCTAATGGATGAAAATTCTTTCCGAGAGCCCAAGAAGGTAAAATGAACTGCcttgatatatattgcattttgCTCCATCAAGAAAGTGATATCGGGTTCCTACGTTTTCAATTCAACACtaaaatctcaaaaatattACAGGTTCGAGTATGTTTGAGGCAAGTAGTTCTAaacattttctatttttagagGCCGAAGTGAAGaaatcaaacatatatataacagTACTACTATCCATCATGTGAATTCAGTTTAGtcatttcacaaaatatttataaataaattcatcTGAGACTCCTGCACATTTAACATGCGTGGAGTTTTTAATATCAACACTGAGCAAAAGGCTTTTAGATTTTTCATCACATTTTTTAGCTTTAACATTCTACTATTCACCCATGCATCTATTGATAAAGCATATAACTTTCAAAACCTAACAGATCCTCTGTTTCTGTGTAGGTGGTGCCGGTTGGTAAGCCATTGGAGAATGCAGGAAACAACATGAATGCTTTTCTTTATCCATTTTCTTTCACATCCTTCGACTTGGCTACTAATTCAGACATTACCCATATTTTAGGATTTGAGAATTCTGTGAACAAATCTTAGCATTGAGAATACATTGATACATTAAGAGTTCGGGTCTCCAGCATCTGAAATGTATTGTTGGGCTACTTATGATGTGACTTGAGTCATTTGAATTCGTATTAATTCACTTTCAGTATAAGACCAAACTCAGACGGATCTACCTCTAAAAGATTAAACGATAGTTATTATTAAGCAATGGTTACCGAATTATTGCATTAATGTCATGTCCCCGGTCCACTATCACGCTGGACGTCAAAGTTGTCCCAAAACCAGTAGACTACATCCTAAAAGATGACAATGATTTGAGACAATCGTGCACAACTGATGCACTAAAGCTCAAAAATTGTTCAATTTCCTCCACGGCTGATCAACGATGCGGCCACACATACCACAGAAAAGACACTGCTTACTCCGCATGCATCAACAGCTGTAAGGTGTCAACTGAAGGAGTTATATTCATATGTAAAATCCCACCATTATTCTTCCAAGAAAAGCAGATGATGGGAATAAATACAACTAATTCTTGCATTATTTGTGTCAAAACCATATCAATATAAAACACATTCAGGTAACATAATCAAAATTACACCTGTAGACATACTTTCAGCTTCAACTACATATTCTTATTCTTCAACTTCGAATGTGACCATCACCCTTTCTTCCTTAGATGGTGCTTCATCACAAGCCCCTTTCTCCTCAGTCTAACCTCCTTTGCCACCTTCATTCTCATTTTTTGTTCAAAATGAAGCTGAAGCTTGGATCCCGAAGGGAGTTTTGTCAACAGCAACACTCTTCTCATTGCTGCCTCAGGAACAGGAGACGCGGAAGCATTGGGGACTACTCCATCAGCAACTGCAGATGCCTTAACAATCCATGCGCTTCTGCTATTCACAAGGAAAGAAACCTGAATCCTGCACTCAACACGTGATTTTGACCACAGAACGATGGTGTTGTTCCAAACCCTGAAAACAATATATAAACTTTCTCAAGTTACAAAATTTATAATTCAATAGTTCAATTAAAGCTTGaaactttcaaaattttaatattaccAAGCACTTAAATTATATGAAGTTTCAGTGGGTCAACATCTCCGGCACTGGAGTTCATGAGGCACAGTGGTTGAAAAATGAACCATCCCGTGACGAAACAAACTGTCCCTGAACATCTGTGTCACAATTTAAAAGGCTTCATTTGTTCAAACCCTTCCAGCGGAGACAACGTGGAAAAATCAATAACGACTTTATTGTACTACTGTCTGAACAACTCCAAAATTGGAATAAAAAAATCACCATTTCGTGTCTCACTGCTGTTCTTATTGTTCCTTGCATCTTTTCTCTCTTCCTCAGCCTCTATCTGCGTCTTCAGTTCTCTGGAATTACGGGAACCCAACAATATAAGCTCCAACATTTTCCTCCGCACATCATATATTGGGTTTGGTTCAACCAAACAGCCTTTACTATAAGCTTCCCTCAAAAAAACTGTTTGTGCATTCCCTTGGGTAGACACATAGAATATCCCAGGATGCTTCAAAAGAAGCTCACGCAAGTTAACCACAATTCCTAGATCCTTCCTGAAATGCACCAATCGTTCAACGGCAACCATTTTCTCCACTGTCAAGCATAAAAGCTCGTGAATAATCCCCACTGCTCGCTTCTCATACCTTTCTAATCCCCCATATGAACGGATCCGGACATTTTCCATCCTCTCATAAGGTTTAACATACGAAAGGCGCTGCCAATTTCTCAGTTTCTCCTTGAACCCAGGAGCGATCCTAAATCCAGTTGGGAAGTGAATTGGAAAAGAATATTTGATCTCGAACTCACTAAACCATTTCTCTTTATACTCTATCTCTCTCCATTTCTCAATCTCTGCTACAAAATCTAATTTTCCTTCACTGCCATTGATATCAACCAATTCCACTATCTCCAAATCCACCATTCTGAAAATTTGACTATGAAGTTCAATTATCGAATCCTTAAAATTTTCAGGCAACCCCAACTCTCTTCTCATCAATCTTATCGCATGTAAATGAACTCTCCCAATCACAGACATGCTCAATATCTTCTTTATCTTAATCACGTTGACATCATTCATTCCACAAACAACCTCATCCTCATTCCGGAGAAATTCCACAAATTTGTGTGTAAATTTAAAGCAAGCATTTTGATGGACAGGGTGAGTAAATACCTGAAAAACATGGGGATATTTCCGCAAAAGATCACCAGCTGAAAGGGTATCGATTCCGGCGTGATTGGAACATCGAGAGAGGATCTGTACAGAGACAAAGGGGAAACGTTTCTTGGCTAAGAAGAGAGCGTGAATCCTAAGGACGAGATCCAGGCGGTGGTGGTGGAAGGCCAGGGAATCGAGCTTCGAATCGAGGGTTCGAGTCTCTAGTCGGGTCTGGGCTGTGTTGGCATGCTTCTTGAAGCGAATTTGGATAGTGGCTGAGAAGGGACCGCGGGGAAATGGAGAGAAGTGTAAGATTCTCATGCCAAAACCAAAACTCTACCTTAAGAGAGAAGAAAAATGGCGGTCGTTAGGTTTCTTGCTCGCCATTTTTTGACAAGAGCAGGAAATTTAGGAGCAAAGATATCGAAATTCGTGGAACGAGATCAGACGATTCATGAATGGGGGAGAAGGAATGGAAAGAAATAGTGGATTCCATGGATTCCTAGCTAGCTAGACGCTGGTCATCGGACAATTTATTCGATTTTTTTATCAACAAGAATTGTGGCAACCAAATTAGATTTGCCTCTAATTTCTTTATTCCACAAAAGGTCCAATTTTGATCATCTCCACTACTTTCAAAAGCAATGATTCCTTCATCCGAATTGAAATATATTTGtgaagatatatattatattgttcatacacaAAACACCCACAAGTGCAAATAAGTACACAAGCTTGCTTGCGATGGCTGACGCCGCCTCACTAATTTTTTGGACCAACAGATcacagaaaaaaaaacaaacaaacaaacactcAGAATAGCAAATTCGAATTCTGAATATCCCTTGAATGCTGGTCCTCATGATATTCAAACAATATCATTCTCTACCGTCGGATCCGTATCGCTAGTTCAGATTCAGTGGGTGAGAAATCTTCAACACCATCACCACTAACAATGCCACACAAATCCGCTGCAACCTTCATCCAGATATTGTTGAAATAGTTGATTGAAGGTTATACAAAAAATTTGAACTTTACGATAGAAACGATTGCTTTGATCTTAAGATTCCGACTTTATAGCAAAATGTCCAAATATTTGGCTTTTGATCAGGAGCGAATGCCTAGAGGATATGTTACAccagagaaaggcatcggtagTGTATGTGTATGCAATTACTCAAGTGTTGTGAATGTTTTTTATAACTGGGAATCGTGTTTTTCATGTATGGCCTGCACCATTGAGATTCTGGAGTACTATGAGGACCGGAGATTTCACCCGATGCCAGCTACTAAGAGAGAGTTTTAAGCAGCTTCTTCAAGGAATTTGGTTGATCAAAACTGGTGAGCGATCAAATTTATATGATTGAGGGCTCTagatttgaaaatataatagattattattttttcatggaGGGATTTAGCAATCTCCAGATTTCAAAAGGCTAATGTATGTAATTAACCCTATGATTAAAGATGGAGGAGAGGAGTCCTACCTTCTTCATCGAGTACGATTGTTGGGATCCCAGCTAAGGCATTTATCTGTCAAGTGAACCATCCAGTAGAGCTGAAAAACATCGACTGATCTTGTAACATGGGATCTATCAATTCCATGTACTTCTTGTGCCTTAGAAGTGGTCTTCCCTGCAAGAAAATAGATTTAATCATTCACATGCAACAGCCCCTTGTTTTTATTCACGCGAGCATGTAAAGATATGAGAATCAAATTTCGAAGTTGTTACCCACCCATCTCAAGAAGCTTTCCCCATCTGTCTCTTCTAAGCTTTTTCTCCCAGTCACCAGCTCCAAAAGAACAACCCCAAAGGAAAATACATCAGCTTTGCTCAAATCTATTCCAGTTTTCCCGTATTCTGGTGCCAAATGTTCGAAAGTCTTTAGTGCCAAAGATTCAGATGATTGTCTCAAGTCCTTGTATTGATTCATTGCAAGTCCATAGCAAGAAAGCTGATACATTTTCCATGGTAGATAGGATTAGATACACCAATGTTTGATAAGATACACCAATGTTTTTGCCTTACATCTGTGCATTATGTACTTATAGTGAACCAATTAATCTTACCAGTGGCTTATAGTCGTGCGTAAGGAGAATGTTGCTAGGCCTCACTCTTCCATATATACTTTATCTGTGCAAACGTTCTAACCCTTTAGCTGCTCCACATGCTATACTCATTCTTTTTTCCCATGTTAAGTCTCTGCTTTTGTCTGAAGATGTACattatatattgagtaaaaACTAAACAGAAACTTTGATTCTATTTGACTGGAGGTTTAGCCAAATAAGCCTATTGTTTACTTACTCGATAAATGCCAGTTCAAAGAACCATTACACAAATATTCATAGACCAGCATCCTTTGTTGTCCTTCAGAACAATATCCTACAATCGTGGCCACATTTTCATGTCTGACTTTTCCAAGAATCATAACTTCCCTATCAAATTCCTCTCCTTTGACTGAGACTGAAGGTTGCTCCCAAATCAAAACATTACTTCCATCATTTAATGATGCTTTGTACAATTTCCTTTCATGATTGGATAACAAATTGTTTTGAGAAAATCCTTCTGTCGCAGAGTGGAGTTCAGTACAAGTGAATTGCCTTGTTTGACCAATCCAAGTCCTATTCATGCACGACGAACATGCAGAACCAGGTAATGTATCACTCCGTAGGTTCCCTGCCCATTCAGATATTGAAAGTTAATAGCTATCATGATGTAATTATTATCAGTATTTATTGATGAAACTTCGAGGGAATTTAATCTCTTACAGTTTTCCTGGTTATAGGTTGTCTCTTGCCCGGTGCCTGATGGCGTTGTGCCAAATTCAGCTACCTGCTGAGGTGCTTTTATTATCTCAATGCTGTTATCTTGTCTTATCCTAGATATTCCACATGCTAGGTTCTCTTTGAAgtaatttagtttttttttagttgCCTGCCGGTACCAGATTGCAACAACATCGTATCAGTCAGGTTGGAGCTTTGAATGAAATAGGAAGTACatttataaaaatatctttAACCAGTCTAACATCATGTTTAACTTTATTAACTTGATATCACCTGGCAAGTATATGAGATCAAATTTGCATCTTATGAACCAAATGTTTGTTGCTCTATCTACAGCTATAAGATAGTAAACGCGTGAAATCTTTAAATTATGTAGCACCTAACCACTGCGAGTCAGTCATATGATATGCTAGAGACAATTGTTGTACCACAATAGTATCTATATCAAATTTCCTCTTAGCAACTCCGATTTCTTGTTGTAATTTATGAGGTATAATAAGACGGATCGAGTACCCAGGAAGAATAACATGTGTTGCTTGAAAGTTCTTGGCATAATCAACAGCAACTTCACTCAGGTTGCCTGTTTCCACCGCTACCTCAAACTGAACCTATGTACAGAATCAAAAACTTCATTATTTTGTCTCTCAACTGACTTTACTTTTCATAGAATTCTATCTGTTAACTTTTATCTTCCTTCCAATGTATCCGCGGCTTAGTTTTTAAAGAATCATGCCAAAACATTAAAACTCCATGTCACTGTTTAGTTGGAAATCAGAGAACCTGTAAGCTATCAGTTAGCTTCTTTATCTCTTCAACCTCAGCACATGTTGAGTATTCGTCTTTCTTTTTCTGAACTTCTTCCAAAATATTTTGTTTGTGCTTGTTAATCGTTGCACTTGAATGCAACTTGGTTTTACGATCTGCAAAAAAATGCATCTCATGCATATCACAATCCAACGTAGATGAATAATTGAGATATATTAATTTGTGTGACTTGTGGCTAGCTCTATATCATGCATCAAAGGAATAATGTCATAACCCAATAATCTCTTATGAATACTTACTCGAATATGATATACAAATTTTAGAGTACATTTTTCTGTCTTTCCTGAAAGCATGAATGATTCCAAGAAGCTTGACACTATCACCTGACCCAAGAGATGTCTTAGTGAAACGGTGAGATCCCGTGATGCATCTTGGATAATCAGCACTTTTTGAAAAGATGACGACATTTTTCTTTGTTCAGGATGAAAGATAATGCAACTTCATATACGAGCAAACAAATgaatttctatatcaaaatattcATCACAATGCAAGAACAGATGCAGCTTCAAAAACTGCACGAGTGCAGTTGCTATAAGGATTTGACTATGGATAATGTAAGGGGCCAACCCAAGTTGGTCTCAGGTGTTTATAGTGGTGGATAACTCCACTTTTCTTGTTGAAAATTTTGTCATCTTTGCCTCTCTTTTGTCAAGTTTCAGTTTTTATCATGTTGGGGGCTTTGTTTAACATGGGAAGTTTTCATAGAATTGTTCTCAAGTTTTGTCTTTGTTCTGTTATGGTTTTGGAACTTGGGATTGTACAAAAGACATGGACGTTTGGGGGGATTAAACCTATGAAAATATGTCGGGATATAATGATAATTTGCTGCGATTTGTTCCGTGACTTGTACAATTTTAGTGTTGTTTGGCTCTCAACATGCTTTGCTTTTCTAAGCATAGGTAGTAACAAAATACCTgtgtttttttaaatgatttttgttTCTAATCATCATATTGTCTGCAGCCTCGTTTTTCATGTTTCCCTTAATGGGCAATCCACGCTAAATCAAATCGATCAATAAAATCTTTGATTTGAACTTTGAAGTGACAGATTAGGAATGCTAGCTCCATGGACACTTGAATAAAGCATATTCATACGACTAAAGGGatttagaaaacaaaaaacaaatacaaaaataaaatttgcttcatatttctaaattatttttatatacgccAGTTAAAAGACATATGCAATTCATGTGGAAGCACATTTTCATTGTCGATAAGTGTGgttaaataaatgagttgaaATGAGAAGATAATAATGTGtagttaattaataattttcatgatattttagtcaataataaattttaatacaatataatatgcacaaaatatatttaaaatgaatgcaaataatctttgttaaaaaattttatgtgtTACAGATCTAATCGAatctataattattaaaaatcatagttgtaataaatattatatttttatataaattaaacaTTGAGAAAATTACAGAACTAATGCGAATACATTTTTTTTGACttaaaaatttgagaaaatataataatacaaatataataaaattggtCCTTGCATTTTGAATGTTTTCAATTACAAATGCTTATAATATTTCTTCTTTTATTTCAATTGTTTTGTCCATTttgagaaaatatatatatttttttgtttgataTCTCTAAAAACTCGTAGTGTATTAAAGAGTTATCGTCCttgaaataaattatattttcaatacATGGTAATAATAGATACTCCTTGAAGAAAAAACAATTTACATGTCTTATTAATAGAATCAATGTACTCTTTATCGttgaaactaataaaaatatttttaatattttcaaacattaatGTAAGTATGTAACCCTTACAGTTTCAATGTTCATCATTTACGATCATCATTATTCTATATTtacattaaaaattaaaaaaaaaaacattatcatGACTCAAGTTAGCTTAAATCATGTAATATTTAATCATTTAATGTAATTTTATCTTGAcacaatattaatatatattgaattttAGGCAAagattttctattattttgtttattaatcttgatagtTTATGATATGTTTCGTACcataaatttgttttattttctataTCATGATTCAACTCCTGAACAACTTGCAAGTTGTACCATCGAATGTGGTATTCATGATAGAAGCAAAAAACGTAAGTGAAATTGTCAAGTACGCAATGTATGAGTACAAATGTTTATATACAATGTATAAAGCAGGAATACTTTGGTAAATCgggattaaaaaattaaaatttatgctTAGAGTGTAGGAACCCCAATATGAGCTCGATGTTTCGAAAATCCATTGGATGTCACAAATACTGACTGTGATCTTGGATATACACTGTCCTGGATAAACCATACACGCTACCCTATAGATTCACTGTGTGTCACACAATTACAATAAAGAAGAGCTGGGCGACCTTACTGAACTGACAATCTCAAGGGATATCAGGTTTAACGTGATCAGCACctgtttataaatatattacaggataatcatgcatcatatatatgaCAGATAATACTGTAATATATAAAAATGCATACTCATCTAGATATCTCAGTCAATACTTACGTATCTTTAAAAAAATGGTTTAGTAGCACAGAGTCTATAAAATCTCAGCCTAAAGATAAGTGAatatcatattattttttttaatctaaaagtTTTTATTAATCCAATAAGTACTTCCAATAACTATTAAGTATCCGAGATTATCTTTCATCTGTCGTTAATCCGTAGAAGTCGAGAGCCCCGCAACGGAGCACAATTTCGTTATGACGTCATTAGCAAATTACCCTTTGCTAGACAAACACTCAAATATAGACTGAATAACTCAGGAAACTCTGTTGTATGCACTTACACATAAAAATTTCACGTCTATTTTAACttatgtatttaaatttaaatttaaattttttgcaaccaaaattatattttaaaaaaatttaaaaaaaaacatgcttTTTTTCAAATTGGTTAATAACTTAATATGAGTAATTAACATGAATTGTTAAAATTTAATACTATTATCTTTATCTTTTGTtcagttaattaattttaacgTAGGTATCTTTTATGATAGTCTCACAGATCTTTATCCTTGACACATGTTAATCTTACTCgtatttacaaataaaaaataatatttttgacataaaaattaataaatttccaTTTATGATCTAAATAAGAAATCAATCTCACAAAGTTGATTGTGAAACTGTCTTAGTGGAGTTTTTGCTTTAGTAttgtttcaaattttaattatttcatcaTATGTTCttcacgtgcaacgcacgtacAAGTtttcgtgtgtgtgtgtgtatcaATTACATGAACAATCATCATAGACAACTACGTGAAAAATAACTTACGTGGCAATCATTCATTGGATGTACAAGTTGTCACATTAGCTATTTGACGAGATGCCCATGCAAAcatctcaaaaaaataaaataaaataaaagctaGCATGATATTCACGTTATAATTAACATCACAAGGTGCACATGGAAACAAAatcttaaatatatatatatatatatatatatatatgaattttaaaaatctaCGAACTCGAAATAAAAGCCGAATAATCTCTCCCGAACTCATCCCATTTCGGGTTTCTTGCGGGGAAAAATTTACATCCATGGTAATATAATCTCATTAGTAATGGCAGATCAGATAATgatgatttaaaaaaattttgatgatGTTGACATTTTAATGGGGTCTATCTGTAGGATGTGAGTTATTGTTGTATGTTTAATTCGTTcaaatcatatttataataatacgTGTTGTTCGAAAaatcaacataaaaatatatttatattcacaaTAAATCAATGTTATTCAAAAATATAAACAGATTTGtatgttattttaatttttttcaaaaaaaattaacaaattttatatattatatatatattaataattataagaatatcgataaatattttattgtgcATTAATATCATTTACAAATATTTAAATCAATAATCTTTAAAATATTGATAATCTTTAGACGATATATTAGTTTACCAATACAAATGTTAATCATTATTTTTCaggaaattgataatatttaaatcaatatatatatatatatagaattttgTTAAATCAGTATTAgatctttaaattttatttctaataataCCATGAATGTTGATAGAtgtaaaatcaatatttttcagAATTATTGATATATCTTCGATTTTTTTATAAGTATTCTTCACGAATGCTCATAGATCTTATATCCATAATCTTCTGAAATATTTACagatcttatatatatatatatataaatatatgagaaaTTTTCAGCTATCCAACTATGTTTTTTCACTTGGTTCGCGACCACTAAAATCcgatagtgggttttagtggttttttattcgcatcactaaaacccatAGTGGTCGCGGACCAAGTGAAAAAACATGGTTGGATAGCtgaaaattcatatatatatatatatatatataacaatacttttttaaaatatagataaataatatataatgctTTTTCGAGAACGATAATcaagaaatatatatgtatataatatatatatatataacaatactttttaaaaatatagataaataatatataatgctTTTTCGAGAACGATAATcaagaaatatatatgtataatcaAATTTATATTCTCCAccaatattttcatatattaagtctaatatcaatattttcaaaaataattataattcatCATGAACATTGAAAGATACTTGATTATAGATCTTAGAGAATCATTTTAGATTtttgatcaatatttttgaagaatAATGAAGGTTTTTAAATTTCAGAtcttaaatcatatatttaactagataatcaatataaaattatgGTATGCTATAAATATCaacatgaaattaaaaatttgtgCAATTTCAAAAACAATTACACAAACAAAAAGTTGTGTTCTTTCAAGAATATCAACACAAAACTATAAATTGAGCTATTTCTAAAACATCAatgtttatatattataaatatgatattttcaaTAATATGGTGTGCTCATCAAGAGAACTTAAAATATATAACcttcgtgctgataacgtgttataaattTAACGAAAAAGAAGcaagactaaaaaaaattagaggGAAAATGAGTTCCAAAAAAGCATATGATCATGTATTAAAGGAGGttagttaaaaaataaatatataaaaaaattttattgttcAAAGTTGTtggttaaaaaataaatcaatctcAAAGTATAAAACATGTGATAAACTAAAAAAACGCTAATTAGAGACAGAAAAATCGATCACAAAAGAGAAGAGGTGAAGACATGATGTTTCCGTTCAATAGCTAAATAGAGATAGTGACCGACGTTTGAAAATTACAGTAAAAAAATCGATCACACCATAACTTGCAATCTCTCTACCATCACCACCTTTGTTACTCCTACCTGTCTCCCCTGCTACCACCATAGGAGTCTCGCTCACGCATACGTCCTCGGTTACCATACGGTCTAGGAGCCCCGCTGGGGTGACCCTCCTGCCCACCACCATTTTTATACTCACCTCTCCCTGCCAAAAAAAAACTCTTCATCAGAAAATCGCATGTCCATACGAAAGCCGTTTAACAAAATAATTCGTCACGTGCATTAGTTATCTTCGAAGAAAAACGTCTCATCTCCAAATTTAAATACACCATAAATAAATGCAATGAGACCAAAGCTTAACATTCAGGCTTACCCGTTCGAGAAGTCCTATCTTTGTCCGTAGATTGGCCACCTCTCCACTCGTCACCCTGTGCTGAACCACCCCAACCGCCACCAAAACCTGATGAGCCGCCAGTTGCAGGACTTCTCATTGGAACCATAGCAGCGACAGATCGAATTGATGGTGCAGAATCAAGCGGATCATCAATGTGCCTCTGAAAATATGCCACAAGACGGTCTATGTCTTCGAACATTCGCTTCCGGAATTTAAATCCCTTCGGATAGAGACCTATGTATTCGTGATGTGGATTTGAACCTCTGACGTAAGTTAGGATAAATGTGCCAGGATGTTCATGGGATATACCAAAGCAATAGACGATTCTCATTGGATTCTCAGATTTCTCAATTCTAAGGAGCTCATCGACTTCATACTTAGTGCCCCTCCTAAACTTTCTGTAATTAAGCATTGCCTTCAAATGA
Proteins encoded:
- the LOC140880292 gene encoding protein ROOT PRIMORDIUM DEFECTIVE 1, coding for MRILHFSPFPRGPFSATIQIRFKKHANTAQTRLETRTLDSKLDSLAFHHHRLDLVLRIHALFLAKKRFPFVSVQILSRCSNHAGIDTLSAGDLLRKYPHVFQVFTHPVHQNACFKFTHKFVEFLRNEDEVVCGMNDVNVIKIKKILSMSVIGRVHLHAIRLMRRELGLPENFKDSIIELHSQIFRMVDLEIVELVDINGSEGKLDFVAEIEKWREIEYKEKWFSEFEIKYSFPIHFPTGFRIAPGFKEKLRNWQRLSYVKPYERMENVRIRSYGGLERYEKRAVGIIHELLCLTVEKMVAVERLVHFRKDLGIVVNLRELLLKHPGIFYVSTQGNAQTVFLREAYSKGCLVEPNPIYDVRRKMLELILLGSRNSRELKTQIEAEEERKDARNNKNSSETRNDVQGQFVSSRDGSFFNHCAS
- the LOC140878197 gene encoding receptor-like serine/threonine-protein kinase At1g78530, giving the protein MYQLSCYGLAMNQYKDLRQSSESLALKTFEHLAPEYGKTGIDLSKADVFSFGVVLLELVTGRKSLEETDGESFLRWVGKTTSKAQEVHGIDRSHVTRSVDVFQLYWMVHLTDKCLSWDPNNRTR